The following are encoded together in the Ooceraea biroi isolate clonal line C1 chromosome 2, Obir_v5.4, whole genome shotgun sequence genome:
- the LOC105279186 gene encoding probable RNA-binding protein 19, with protein MSRLIVKNLPKNVTDVKLKELFSRQGIVTDVQLKYTKDGNFRRFAFIGYKTEEQATLAQSYFDKTCIDTCRISVELCANLGDPSKPRSWSKYANDSSLKKSNEATDVKSTQRLLEKNNVEDTGTKKTRERKADEKENEVEKALEKHKDDPLFMEFLETHTANKTREIWNNDSNVAKKLDDQHECDEDDESEDEGEEEKADKEENKTADKVISDLEYMEALKKKQQNEGRKGEKSLINDASKHGPLTLFTVKIRGLGYKHVKKHIKQFFSPLKAKSIRIPPKIKGIAYVGFKNEQTMKKALIKDKSFLEGKQIFVSRYERKAVKSNGESDDKANIKWRKQEEALKNEESIAESGRMFIRNLTYTTTEDDIKQVFEKYGPLSEVNLPVDKVTRKPKGFGTVTFVMPEHAVRAYNELDGSALSGRMLHLLPGKAKASLEDIDTGNLSYKQKKELQNKASAGSSHNWNTLFLGQNAVANAIASRYNTTKEKLLEDGSNGMSAAVKLALGETQLVQDTKHFLEENGVCLDAFNQAPKKRSNTIILMKNLPAEAQPNEIREMFVKHGELARVVMPPAGITALIEFLEPSEARKAFHALAYKKFKHLPLYLEWAPDNTFTVPASEMVNKSDAAAKKSTHSEKVEEEATIKRAKKTDSNIRNKEDDEPPEADTTLFVKNINFVTTEKQLADYFGKCGPLHYVMIATKKDPENPSNKLSMGYGFVRYKRKVDADRALKTLQMSVLDGKSLELKRSERTLISDVKTTRKHAKITEQTGTKILVRNIPFEATLQEITELFKSYGELKAVRLPKKLVGAEKHRGFAFIEYYAKTDAKKAFDALCQSSHLYGRRLVLEWAQTEESIEEIRKRTTKRFYQENPAKRQKKSVLNLESLESNSA; from the exons ATGTCGCGTTTAATAGTGAAAAATTTGCCGAAAAAC GTTACCGACGtcaaactgaaagaattattcAGCCGGCAAGGTATTGTGACCGATGTCCAGCTCAAGTATACGAAAGATGGGAATTTTCGGCGATTTGCGTTTATTGGATACAAGACAGAAGAACAAGCAACGTTAGCACAGTCCTATTTCGATAAAACTTGCATCGATACCTGTAGGATATCCGTGGAACTGTGTGCAAATTTGG GTGATCCCTCAAAGCCAAGATCATGGAGCAAATATGCAAACGACAGCTCTCTGAAGAAGAGTAATGAAGCAACAGACGTTAAATCAACGCAGAGGTTATTGGAAAAGAATAATGTAGAAGACACAGGCACCAAGAAAACAAGAGAACGGAAGGCAGACGAGAAGGAAAATGAAGTTGAGAAAGCACTGGAAAAG CACAAAGACGATCCTCTATTTATGGAATTTCTCGAAACGCATACTGCTAACAAAACAAGAGAAATTTGGAACAACGATAGTAATGTTGCCAAAAAGCTCGACGATCAGCACGAGTGTGATGAAGATGACGAGAGCGAGGAtgagggagaggaagaaaaagcgGACAAGGAAGAAAACAAGACTGCAGATAAAGTTATATCGGATTTGGAG TACATGGAAGCTCTAAAGAAAAAGCAACAGAATGaggggagaaagggagagaaatcTTTGATAAACGACGCATCAAAACACGGCCCATTGACACTTTTTACCGTAAAAATACGAGGGCTTGGATACAAACACGTGAAGAAACACATCAAACAATTCTTTTCGCCTTTAAAAGCAAAATCTATACGTATTCCACCAAAAATTAAAGGTATAGCTTACGTGGGATTCAAAAACGAGCAAACCATGAAGAAGGCTCTCATAAAAGATAAGAGTTTCTTAGAAGGCAAGCAGATATTTGTATCCAGGTACGAGCGAAAAGCAGTAAAATCTAATGGAGAGTCGGATGACAAAGCTAATATTAAATGGAGGAAACAAGAGGAGGCACTAAAGAACGAAGAGAGTATAGCGGAATCTGGAAGAatgtttattagaaatttgaCGTACACTACCACGGAGGATGATATAAAACAAGTGTTTGAAAAATATG GTCCTCTGTCCGAAGTGAATTTACCCGTGGACAAAGTAACCAGAAAACCGAAAGGATTCGGCACGGTGACCTTCGTGATGCCGGAGCACGCTGTGAGAGCTTACAACGAGCTGGATGGTTCTGCACTAAGTGGTAGAATGTTGCACCTTCTTCCTGGAAAGGCAAAAGCTTCGTTGGAGGATATCGACACAG GTAACTTGAGTTACAAGCAAAAGAAGGAGCTGCAGAATAAGGCAAGCGCAGGTTCATCGCATAATTGGAACACATTGTTTCTTGGGCAGAACGCTGTAGCAAACGCTATCGCGAGCCGCTATAACACGACAAAGGAGAAG TTGCTGGAAGACGGATCGAACGGAATGAGCGCTGCGGTCAAACTAGCATTGGGAGAGACACAGCTGGTTCAAGATACGAAACACTTTTTGGAAGAAAACGGCGTGTGCTTGGACGCTTTCAATCAA GCACCAAAGAAGCGATCAAACaccataattttaatgaagaatTTACCAGCAGAAGCACAACCGAATGAAATTCGAGAAATGTTCGTGAAACACGGAGAGCTCGCGCGTGTCGTAATGCCACCGGCGGGCATAACAG CGCTGATTGAATTTCTGGAACCATCTGAAGCACGCAAGGCATTCCACGCGTTAgcttataaaaaattcaagcaTCTACCCTTGTATCTGGAATGGGCGCCAGATAACACTTTCACCGTGCCTGCATCCGAGATGGTAAATAAAAGTGACGCGGCTGCGAAAAAGTCGACACACTCGGAAAAAGTTGAAGAAGAAGCGACGATAAAGAGAGCTAAAAAAACTGACAGCAACATACGTAACAAGGAAGATGACGAACCGCCCGAAGCAGATACGACGCTTTTCGTAAAGAACATCAATTTTGTCACTACGGAGAAACAGTTGGCAGAC TACTTTGGCAAGTGCGGTCCTCTTCACTATGTCATGATAGCCACTAAAAAAGATCCGGAAAATCCCAGTAATAAACTATCAATGGGATATGGATTTGTGAGATACAAGAGGAAAGTCGACGCGGATCGTGCATTGAAGACTCTACAAATGTCGGTGCTCGATGGAAAGAGTCTGGAGTTGAAGCGATCTGAGAGAACACTAAT ATCCGACGTCAAAACGACGAGGAAACATGCCAAGATTACCGAACAGACTGGTACTAAGATTTTGGTACGGAACATACCGTTCGAAGCAACTCTTCAGGAAATAACAGAATTGTTCAA ATCATACGGTGAATTAAAAGCCGTGCGATTGCCAAAGAAATTGGTCGGTGCAGAAAAGCACAGAGGATTCGCCTTCATCGAGTACTACGCAAAGACGGACGctaaa AAAGCGTTCGACGCATTGTGTCAAAGTTCTCACTTGTATGGACGAAGATTAGTTCTCGAGTGGGCTCAGACAGAGGAAAGTATCGAAGAGATACGAAAACGTACCACGAAACGTTTCTATCAAG aGAATCCAGCGAAGAGACAGAAGAAATCCGTATTGAATCTTGAGAGTCTCGAGTCTAATTCtgcttaa